From a single Deinococcus radiotolerans genomic region:
- a CDS encoding NUDIX hydrolase — translation MTLRPRAVAIILNDSAEVLLMLRRKQGRAYATLPGGGIEPGETPAQACVREVLEEVNLTVTVGPELLVLENIGNLEHYFRAHVQSGEMRLGDGPEAIRSSDENWYSPQWVPLTDLESVNLVPERARDLVREVAGTAAPQHD, via the coding sequence ATGACCCTTCGACCCCGAGCCGTCGCCATCATCCTCAACGACAGCGCCGAGGTGCTGCTGATGCTGCGCCGCAAGCAGGGCCGCGCGTACGCCACACTGCCCGGCGGCGGCATCGAGCCCGGCGAGACGCCCGCCCAGGCCTGCGTCCGCGAGGTGCTGGAGGAAGTGAACCTGACCGTCACAGTCGGCCCGGAACTCCTCGTACTGGAGAACATCGGCAACCTGGAACACTACTTCCGGGCGCACGTGCAGTCCGGCGAGATGCGCCTCGGCGACGGCCCGGAAGCGATCCGCAGCAGCGACGAGAACTGGTACTCGCCGCAGTGGGTGCCCCTCACGGACCTGGAAAGCGTGAACCTTGTCCCCGAGCGGGCACGGGACCTGGTGCGCGAGGTGGCAGGGACCGCCGCGCCACAACACGACTGA